Within Telopea speciosissima isolate NSW1024214 ecotype Mountain lineage chromosome 8, Tspe_v1, whole genome shotgun sequence, the genomic segment TTGCCTTCTATGGATGACGCATGTTATCTGCACTCAATCAAAGAACTTCCTTAATAAACTGGGACaggtctctttcttttccttttttttttttttctccttttttttttaacgaagACCCAGGGATTAGTCAGCTCCTGTTAGAAACATATGAAAGAATGCCAaatggtggatttttttttttaataatagaCAAAAGTACCGAGTGGCAGAACTGGTGAAAAGGGTTCTCGAATGAGAGAGATGCCAAGTGGCATAATTAGAGGAATCTCCCTGATGGGGACTGGCTACTGTGACCACACTTGGGCAagccaagttgcctacgtatcctttgaaaaggaattaggtcaaacaTAGTTCATGTAGACCAAATGGCTACATGAAATATTTCTTaagttggtccatattgacaaGGGCCTTTAGATCCTCTCCATCCAAGTTAGAGAGACGAACTACTTGCCCAGCCAAGATTTCCTTCACATAGTACGCTCCGCTCCAATTAGGCCTGAACTTGCCTCTTAGGTCATGAACCGGTGGTCTTTGTTCTCGAAGTACCAAATCTCCTTATCCGATGTTACGTGGGCGAACTCTTTTATTGAATGCCCTTGCCATCCTGAGTTGGTATTTCTTGAGGTGATCCATAGCTTTCATCATCTTTTCATTAAGTAGGTTAAGCTCATCATGTTTTGCTTGCATCCACTCTCCTTCAGGCAATTTACTTTCCATTAATACTTTGAGAGACGGTACTTGGATTTCTATGGGTAATACTACCTCCATCCCATAAACCAAGGAAAAAGGGGTTGCCCCAGTAGAAGTTCGAATTGAGATTTGATAGGCTCATAACGCGTACGGGAGCTTTTCTACCCAATCCTTATGGGTATTGGCCATTTTCTACAGTATGAATTTgacattcttgttggctgcttctactgcccATTAGTTTGTGATGTATAAGTCATAGACTGATGCCTTTGGATACCAAACTTGGTACAGAACTTGTCCGCTTTTCCCTAGAAATGTGCTCCTTGATCGGATATGAGGGCATCTGGCACTCCATATCTGTATATAATGTTCTCTTTGATGAACTTTGCAACCTTCGTAGCTGTTAAGATAGCATAAGATTGTGCCttcacccatttggtgaagtaatctatGGCCAcaaggatgaattcatgtccattGGATGCCTTTGGCGTGACTTTCCGAATTATATCAATGCCCCATGTTGAAAATGGCTAGGGAGCATTTAATGAATGGAGCTTCGTTGGAGGAATGTAAATgatattggcaaatatctggcatttatgacatctcTGCACGAATGACGTACAATCAACTTCCATGGTTGTCTGATAATATCCCATTTTGAAGATTTTCTTGGCGAGCATCCTAGCATTCATGTGTGGCCCAAAAATTCCctaatggatttcttccatgatgaCTTATACCTATTCCTCATCAACTCACAGTAGTTGTATACCATCGTAGGACCTCTTGTATAGCAGGTCGCCTTGAAGTACAAACTATGTGGCATGCTTCTGCAACCTCTTTTGTTCACTGGTTGTGAAATTCGGAGGATATTTCATTTCTCTGATGAAGTCAATGATGGGTGCAGACCACAACCTCCCATCAGTTGTTAGAGCATTTATTGACTCTTTATATGCCGGTTCATGCCTTCTATCTACCAAAAATGGTCGAACTTGAGTATTTGGAGTGCATTCAACCATTGCAGCCAAAGTAGCTAGGGCATCGGTGAATTTGTTATTGTCCCTCGGTAAATattcgaaggtgatttcatcGAAGCTCTTGATCAAGTTCTCCAAATGTTCTTGGTAAGGCTTCAGCTTTTCATCCTTTGTCTTCCACTTCCCTTCAGTTTGACAAATCACGATTGATGAATCTCCATAGACTCTCAGCTTCTTGATCTCTAATGCCATGGCGGCTTTGAGACTGATGCACATGTTTCATACTCTGCAATGTTGTTGGTGCAAGGGAATTCTAGCCGGAATGTAGATGGTAGATAGAGATCATCTGGGGTTATCAACAATATTCCTGCCCCAGATCCTCTCTAATTGGCTAcaccatcaaagtacaattgccaccagTCTTCACTGTCTTGTTCCTCCACATATGCCAAATCCTTATCCGGGAATGAGTCTTCTAGTGGCTATGAATCTACCCCAGTTGGGTATGCAGCTAGATAATCCGAGATTGCTCGTCCTTTAATGGATTTGTAGTTGATATATGTCATGTTAAATTCTGACAACAGCAACAAccatctggccatccttccTGTCAATTTTGGTTTCTCGAATAGATATttaattggatccatccttgagatgagccGGATTTGATGTGCGATCATGTAATGTCTCAGCCTCTTGGTCACCCAAACCAAAGCAGTGCATGTCTTTTCCAATGGGGTATAACGAGTTTTGTAGTCCAACAGTTTCTTGCTTAAGTAGTAAACTATATGTTCTTCCCCACTCTTCTGATCTTGTTGTGCCATCATGGAGCCCATTGATGTTTCGCTGATAGATAAGTACAAGGAGCAATGGTTTGCCCAATACTGACGGAACAAGGATGGGTGGATTCACCAAGTATTCTTTTATCCTTACGAATGGCACTTATCATTCCATtgctttggttcttctttctttaggagcttgaagatgggttcacatacGGTGGTTAGCCGGGCTATAAATTAACCTATATATTGAATTCGTCCTAAGAAACCccgaatttctttttcttttttctagtgCTGGCATTTCTGTTATGGCCTTTATCTTGTTgggatccacttctattcctCTCTTGATGACGAGAAATCCTAGGAGTTTCCCTGTTGTTGCTCCAAACACACACTTTTGAGGGTTCAACCTCGGCTTGTACTCTTTAATTCGTTAGAAGAACTTCTTCAATGCCGCAAACTGTCGAGTAACTGACTTGACaatcatgtcatccacgtatacctccacttctttgtgtatcatatCATGGAGAATGGCCGTGGCCgccctttgatatgttgccccaacATTCTTCAAAACAAATGGCATAACGTTATAATAATAAGTTCCCAATGGTGTGGTAAATGTTGTATTTTCTCTATCCTTTGGACATATGTTAATTTGATTGTATTCGGAGAACCCATCCATGAATGATAACAAGGCATGTTTTGCTGTGTTGTCGACCAATATGTTAATATGCGACAAGGGAAAGTCATCTTTGGGACTGACTTTGTTGAGGTCTCGGAAATCCATGCTTCCTGTCTTTCTTGGGCACGAGgaatattggacaaccactgaGGGTACTGTGTCACCTgtagaaatcctgcattccactgct encodes:
- the LOC122672190 gene encoding uncharacterized protein LOC122672190 — protein: MALEIKKLRVYGDSSIVICQTEGKWKTKDEKLKPYQEHLENLIKSFDEITFEYLPRDNNKFTDALATLAAMVECTPNTQVRPFLVDRRHEPAYKESINALTTDGRLWSAPIIDFIREMKYPPNFTTSEQKRLQKHAT